A stretch of the Bradyrhizobium sp. CCBAU 53351 genome encodes the following:
- a CDS encoding DUF2892 domain-containing protein has translation MNVDKAVLAFAGFVVLLGLALGTYVNAYWYLLTAFAGLNMLQASITGFCPAAIVFRKLGLSSGCAFS, from the coding sequence ATGAACGTCGATAAAGCCGTCCTCGCCTTTGCGGGGTTCGTTGTCCTGCTCGGTCTCGCACTGGGCACCTATGTGAACGCGTATTGGTACCTGCTGACGGCCTTCGCCGGGCTGAACATGTTGCAGGCCTCGATCACCGGCTTCTGCCCGGCAGCGATCGTATTCAGGAAGCTGGGCCTGAGCAGCGGCTGCGCGTTCTCCTGA
- a CDS encoding NAD(P)/FAD-dependent oxidoreductase — MAEVVVVGAGLSGTLMAYELLPQLRKDDRLSVVSQGAVYHFVPSNPWVAVGWRKREEIEIDLADIMKRKGVRLLTQGAKRVHPEENRVELGDGTSIDYDYLVVATGPELAFDEIPGLGPQGHTQSICHVDHAAHAREAFEKLAANPGPVVIGAVQGASCFGPAYEFLFILETELRRQKLRDRVPMTFVTSEPYIGHLGLDGVGDTKGLLESEMREKHIKWITNARVDKIDAGLMTVEELSDNGTSRKAHELPFAYSMMLPAFRGVEAVRGIEKLTNPRGFVIVDKHQQNPTFPNIFAVGVCVAIAPVGATPVPVGVPKTGFMIESMVTATAINIGALLRGKAPTAQPTWNAICLADFGDSGVAFLAQPQIPPRNVNWSSKGEWIHFAKVAFEKYFLRKMRRGESEPFYERFLLDRLNIAKIKEVRTGT; from the coding sequence ATGGCGGAAGTTGTCGTAGTCGGAGCCGGTCTGAGCGGAACGCTGATGGCCTATGAATTGCTGCCCCAGTTGCGAAAGGACGACCGCCTCAGCGTCGTCTCGCAAGGCGCGGTCTATCATTTCGTGCCCTCGAATCCGTGGGTAGCCGTCGGCTGGCGCAAGCGCGAGGAGATCGAGATCGATCTCGCCGACATCATGAAACGCAAGGGCGTGCGGCTGCTGACGCAGGGGGCAAAGCGCGTCCACCCCGAGGAGAACCGTGTCGAGCTCGGCGACGGCACGTCGATCGACTATGATTATCTGGTCGTCGCGACCGGTCCTGAACTTGCCTTCGACGAAATCCCCGGTCTTGGGCCGCAGGGTCATACGCAATCGATCTGTCATGTCGATCACGCCGCGCACGCCCGTGAAGCTTTCGAGAAGCTCGCGGCCAATCCCGGTCCGGTCGTGATCGGTGCCGTTCAGGGCGCCTCCTGCTTCGGGCCGGCCTACGAATTCCTTTTCATCCTGGAAACGGAGCTGCGCCGGCAGAAGCTGCGCGACCGGGTGCCGATGACCTTCGTCACCTCGGAGCCCTATATCGGCCATCTCGGTCTCGACGGCGTCGGAGATACCAAGGGTCTGCTTGAAAGCGAGATGCGGGAGAAGCACATCAAATGGATCACCAACGCCCGCGTCGACAAGATCGACGCTGGCCTCATGACGGTCGAGGAGTTGTCCGACAACGGCACCTCTCGCAAGGCCCATGAGCTGCCATTCGCCTATTCGATGATGTTGCCCGCCTTTCGCGGCGTCGAAGCGGTTCGCGGCATCGAGAAGCTGACCAACCCGCGCGGCTTCGTCATCGTCGACAAGCATCAGCAGAACCCGACCTTCCCCAATATCTTTGCAGTCGGCGTCTGCGTGGCGATCGCGCCGGTCGGCGCGACGCCGGTGCCGGTGGGCGTGCCCAAGACCGGCTTCATGATCGAATCCATGGTGACGGCGACCGCGATCAACATCGGCGCCCTGCTCCGCGGCAAGGCGCCCACGGCGCAGCCAACCTGGAACGCGATTTGCCTCGCCGATTTCGGCGATTCCGGCGTCGCCTTCCTGGCGCAGCCGCAGATCCCGCCGCGCAACGTCAATTGGTCCTCAAAAGGCGAATGGATACACTTCGCCAAGGTCGCCTTCGAGAAATACTTCCTGCGCAAGATGCGGCGCGGCGAGAGTGAGCCGTTCTACGAGCGCTTCCTGCTCGACAGGCTGAACATCGCCAAGATCAAGGAGGTCCGAACCGGCACATGA
- a CDS encoding efflux RND transporter permease subunit, protein MNLGLSGRLTRSTIASPLTPLFLLGGLVVGLIAVVVIPREEEPQISVPMVDIRVNADGLRAPDAVELVSKPLESIVKGIDGVEHVYSQTEDDRVMVTARFLVGTKFEDAILRVHEKIRANLDRVPVGIPEPLIVGRGINDVAVSVLTLSPKPEAASRWTDKDLYELADKLRAELMKVDDIGLTYISGGAAQQIRVEPDLEKLSLFGVTLQQLVAKVKDANRSFLAGQVRDAGIVRGVAAGQTLSGVPDIGLLLITSRDGRPVYVKDVASVVVGPSTIEHRVWTDSRGPAGQWTRTPAVSLALAKRAGANAVVVSENIAKRLDGLKSRLIPDDIQVTVTRDYGETANEKANELLFHLGLATVSIVVLIAVAIGWREALVTFVVIPTTILLTMFAANLMGYTINRVSLFALIFSIGILVDDAIVVVENIARHWGMRDGRPRLQATIEAVAEVGNPTIVATLTVVAALLPMLFVSGLMGPYMAPIPANASAAMLFSFFVAMVVAPWLMLKLAPKGETASAHAEHDEGRLGRLYRRFATPIVRSKRSAWIFLLGVGIATLLSMTLFATKSVTVKLLPFDNKSEIAVVVDLPEGASLEATERTLFGATEIARQLPEVTSLQSYAGTPAPFNFNGLVRHYYLRERPELGEVQVNLAARGERKRASHEIALELREKLKALDTPAGTSLKVVEVPPGPPVLSTLLAEVYGPDAATRRAVTAELKKVFADVPFIVDIDDSIGEKRPRLRLSIDQDRLEFFGVEQRDVYDTIQALFGGISIGYSHRGEDRNPIEIAVHLGKRDLVWDEALASTPVPANTLPGSKTVVELGQVVKATMEEGSPTIFRRDGRFADMVMAELAGRFEAPLYGMLAVADRVETHDWGRLPKPAISLHGQPSDESRPTLLWDGEWEITWVTFRDMGAAFGAAILGIYVLVVAQFRSFRLPLVILTPIPLTLIGILIGHWLLGAPFTATSMIGFIALAGIIVRNSILLVDFIRHSNADGKSLRDVVLQAGAVRFKPILLTALAAMIGAATILLDPIFQGLAISLLFGLASSTLLTVLVIPAIYIALRAPREAAPSASKSN, encoded by the coding sequence ATGAATCTCGGTCTGTCAGGACGGTTGACCCGGTCGACCATCGCATCGCCGCTGACGCCGCTGTTCCTGCTCGGCGGGCTCGTCGTGGGGCTGATCGCCGTCGTCGTGATCCCGCGCGAGGAGGAGCCGCAGATCAGCGTTCCCATGGTGGACATCCGCGTCAATGCCGACGGCCTGCGCGCGCCCGACGCCGTGGAACTGGTGAGCAAGCCGCTGGAATCGATCGTCAAGGGTATCGACGGCGTCGAGCACGTCTACAGCCAGACCGAAGACGACCGCGTGATGGTCACCGCGCGCTTCCTGGTGGGCACCAAGTTCGAGGATGCTATCCTGCGGGTGCACGAGAAAATCCGCGCCAATCTCGACCGCGTTCCCGTCGGCATCCCCGAGCCGCTGATCGTGGGACGGGGCATCAATGACGTCGCGGTGTCGGTGTTGACGCTGTCGCCGAAGCCGGAGGCGGCCAGCCGCTGGACCGACAAGGACCTCTATGAGCTCGCCGACAAGCTGCGCGCGGAGCTGATGAAGGTCGACGACATCGGTCTCACCTACATTTCCGGCGGCGCGGCGCAACAGATTCGGGTCGAGCCCGATCTGGAGAAGCTGTCGTTGTTCGGCGTCACGCTGCAGCAGCTCGTGGCCAAGGTGAAGGACGCCAACCGCTCGTTCCTGGCCGGGCAGGTCCGCGATGCCGGCATCGTCCGAGGCGTTGCAGCGGGGCAGACGCTGTCAGGCGTTCCCGACATCGGATTGTTGCTGATCACGAGCCGCGACGGCCGGCCGGTCTATGTCAAGGACGTCGCCTCCGTCGTCGTCGGTCCGAGCACCATCGAGCATCGGGTCTGGACGGATTCGCGCGGGCCCGCCGGGCAGTGGACGCGCACGCCCGCCGTCAGCCTGGCGCTGGCGAAGCGGGCCGGCGCCAATGCTGTCGTCGTGTCCGAGAACATCGCCAAGCGCCTCGACGGATTGAAGTCGCGCCTGATCCCGGATGATATCCAGGTGACGGTGACGCGCGACTATGGTGAGACGGCCAACGAGAAGGCCAACGAGCTCTTGTTCCACCTCGGCCTCGCGACGGTCTCGATCGTCGTCCTGATCGCGGTCGCGATCGGTTGGCGCGAGGCGCTGGTGACCTTCGTCGTGATCCCCACGACGATTCTCCTCACGATGTTCGCGGCCAATTTGATGGGCTACACCATCAACCGCGTCAGCCTGTTCGCGCTGATCTTCTCCATCGGCATTCTGGTCGACGACGCCATCGTCGTGGTCGAGAACATCGCGCGGCACTGGGGCATGCGCGACGGCCGGCCGCGGCTGCAGGCGACCATCGAGGCGGTTGCGGAGGTCGGCAATCCCACCATCGTCGCAACGCTGACCGTGGTCGCCGCGCTGTTGCCGATGTTGTTCGTGTCGGGCCTGATGGGTCCCTATATGGCGCCGATCCCGGCCAATGCGTCGGCGGCGATGCTGTTCTCGTTCTTCGTCGCGATGGTGGTGGCGCCCTGGCTGATGCTGAAGCTCGCACCGAAGGGCGAGACGGCCTCCGCGCATGCGGAGCACGACGAAGGTCGGCTCGGCCGGCTTTACCGTCGCTTCGCCACGCCGATCGTGCGGAGCAAGCGGTCGGCCTGGATCTTCCTGCTCGGCGTCGGCATCGCGACCCTGCTGTCGATGACGCTGTTCGCGACCAAGTCGGTGACGGTCAAACTGCTGCCGTTCGACAACAAGTCCGAAATCGCCGTGGTCGTCGACCTGCCGGAAGGCGCGAGCCTGGAGGCGACCGAGCGCACGCTGTTCGGCGCGACCGAGATCGCGCGGCAACTGCCCGAGGTCACCTCGCTGCAATCCTATGCCGGCACGCCGGCTCCCTTCAATTTCAACGGCCTGGTACGTCACTATTATCTGCGGGAGAGGCCCGAACTCGGCGAAGTGCAGGTCAATCTGGCCGCGCGCGGCGAGCGCAAGCGCGCGAGCCACGAGATCGCGCTCGAGCTGCGCGAGAAGCTGAAGGCGCTTGATACGCCCGCGGGCACCAGCCTCAAGGTGGTCGAGGTGCCGCCGGGGCCGCCCGTGCTGTCGACGCTGCTCGCCGAGGTCTACGGTCCCGATGCGGCCACGCGCCGTGCGGTCACGGCCGAGCTCAAGAAGGTGTTCGCGGACGTGCCGTTCATCGTCGACATCGACGATTCCATCGGCGAGAAGCGGCCGCGGCTTCGGCTCTCGATCGACCAGGACCGGCTCGAATTCTTCGGCGTCGAGCAGCGCGACGTCTACGACACCATCCAGGCGCTGTTCGGCGGCATCTCGATCGGCTATTCGCATCGCGGCGAGGACCGCAATCCGATAGAGATCGCGGTGCATCTCGGAAAGCGCGATCTGGTCTGGGACGAGGCGCTGGCCTCGACACCGGTGCCGGCCAACACGTTGCCCGGCAGCAAGACGGTGGTCGAGCTTGGCCAGGTCGTGAAGGCGACTATGGAGGAGGGCTCGCCGACGATCTTCCGCCGCGACGGCCGCTTCGCCGACATGGTGATGGCCGAACTCGCCGGGCGCTTCGAGGCGCCGCTTTACGGCATGCTCGCGGTTGCCGATCGCGTCGAGACTCATGACTGGGGCCGGCTGCCGAAGCCCGCGATCAGCCTGCACGGCCAGCCCTCGGACGAGTCGCGGCCGACGCTGCTATGGGACGGCGAATGGGAGATCACCTGGGTGACCTTCCGCGACATGGGCGCCGCCTTCGGGGCAGCCATCCTCGGCATCTACGTGCTGGTCGTCGCCCAGTTCCGGAGCTTCCGTCTGCCACTCGTCATCCTGACGCCAATTCCGCTGACGTTGATCGGCATCCTGATCGGGCACTGGCTGCTGGGTGCGCCGTTCACCGCGACCTCGATGATTGGCTTCATCGCGCTTGCCGGCATCATCGTGCGCAACTCGATCCTGCTGGTCGACTTCATCCGGCACAGCAACGCAGACGGCAAGTCGCTGCGCGATGTGGTGCTGCAGGCGGGCGCTGTGCGTTTCAAGCCAATCCTGCTCACCGCGCTCGCCGCCATGATCGGGGCCGCAACCATCCTGCTCGATCCGATCTTTCAGGGGCTGGCGATCTCGCTCCTATTCGGGCTCGCCTCGTCGACGCTGCTCACCGTGCTGGTGATCCCCGCGATCTATATCGCCCTGCGCGCACCGCGCGAGGCGGCTCCGAGCGCATCCAAATCCAACTAA
- the trxC gene encoding thioredoxin TrxC produces MSTTRQIVCGHCGRINRLPAERAPEGARCGACHQPMFTGHPIEVDEKAFDRHVASSDIPVLIDVWAPWCGPCRAMAPMFERAAQQLEPGVRLLKLNSDDAPALSSRLNISGIPTLLLMRGGREIARQSGAMDTRSIVTWTEANLTRN; encoded by the coding sequence ATGAGCACGACACGCCAGATCGTCTGCGGACATTGCGGGCGCATCAACCGCCTGCCCGCCGAGCGCGCACCGGAAGGTGCGCGCTGCGGCGCCTGTCATCAGCCGATGTTCACCGGCCATCCGATCGAGGTGGACGAGAAAGCCTTCGACCGCCATGTCGCCAGCAGCGACATTCCCGTGCTGATCGACGTCTGGGCGCCGTGGTGCGGACCCTGCCGCGCCATGGCCCCGATGTTCGAGCGTGCGGCGCAACAGCTCGAGCCCGGCGTGCGGCTGTTGAAGCTGAATTCGGACGACGCGCCCGCCTTGTCGTCGCGGCTCAACATCAGCGGCATTCCGACGCTGCTCTTGATGCGCGGCGGCCGCGAGATCGCCCGCCAATCCGGCGCGATGGATACGCGCAGCATCGTCACCTGGACCGAAGCCAACCTGACCCGAAACTAA
- a CDS encoding helix-turn-helix transcriptional regulator, whose translation MERAADQASELLKALSNRHRLLIICQLIDGERSVGELAEFLSLRDSTVSQHLALLRKDGLVAARRDAQTIFYSIASEPAREILKTLYQVFCAPKSARTK comes from the coding sequence ATGGAGCGGGCGGCGGATCAGGCGAGCGAGTTGCTCAAGGCACTCTCGAACCGCCACCGTCTTCTCATCATCTGCCAGTTGATCGACGGCGAGCGGTCGGTCGGCGAGCTGGCTGAGTTCCTCAGCCTGCGGGACTCTACGGTCTCTCAGCATCTTGCGCTCCTTCGCAAGGACGGCCTCGTTGCCGCCAGGCGTGATGCGCAGACGATCTTCTATTCGATCGCCAGCGAGCCGGCGCGCGAGATCCTGAAGACGCTTTATCAGGTGTTTTGCGCGCCGAAGTCCGCAAGGACAAAGTGA
- a CDS encoding efflux RND transporter periplasmic adaptor subunit — MRPLQYLARLGLLAAWAAIGVPPASLAAAETFGVAQQKVADEKAVFATVESISVVPARSRIGGTVVQLKVREGDRVAAGQIIAAIGDEKLVLQMTSLDAQIEALQAQAKQAQLDFTRTEGLVERGILPRVKLDEQRTALNVADNGLRARTAERAVINEQLNQGQVLAPADGRVLKRLITMGSVVLAGDPIVTVAEQNFKLRLRVPERHARFLKAGDKVRVDGAELAGEASKWGVVDLVYPQIEEGRVIADATVEGLGEYFVGDRLRVWIAGGVRSAFVIPSSYVTTRFGVDYVQLRKADGTIDVPVQRGREMPTPSLPDGLEILSGIRAGDELVRP; from the coding sequence ATGCGTCCCTTGCAATATCTGGCGCGCCTGGGGCTGTTGGCCGCGTGGGCGGCGATCGGGGTACCGCCGGCATCCCTTGCCGCCGCGGAGACGTTTGGCGTTGCGCAGCAGAAGGTCGCCGACGAGAAGGCGGTCTTCGCGACCGTCGAGAGCATCAGCGTGGTCCCGGCGCGTAGCCGCATCGGCGGCACCGTCGTTCAGCTCAAGGTGCGGGAAGGGGATCGCGTCGCCGCGGGTCAAATCATCGCAGCGATCGGGGACGAGAAGCTCGTCCTCCAGATGACATCGCTCGATGCGCAGATCGAGGCGCTGCAGGCCCAGGCCAAGCAGGCGCAGCTCGACTTCACCCGGACTGAAGGGCTGGTCGAGCGCGGCATCCTGCCGCGCGTCAAGCTCGACGAGCAGCGCACGGCGCTCAACGTCGCCGACAACGGCCTGCGCGCCAGGACCGCGGAGCGCGCCGTCATCAACGAGCAGCTCAACCAGGGACAAGTGCTGGCGCCGGCGGACGGACGCGTGTTGAAGCGACTGATCACCATGGGATCCGTCGTGCTTGCGGGCGATCCGATCGTCACGGTCGCCGAGCAGAACTTCAAGCTGCGGCTGCGCGTGCCGGAGCGCCACGCGCGCTTCCTCAAAGCCGGCGATAAGGTCCGCGTCGATGGTGCAGAGCTGGCAGGCGAAGCCTCTAAATGGGGTGTGGTCGACCTCGTCTATCCTCAGATCGAGGAGGGGCGGGTCATCGCGGACGCGACGGTCGAGGGGCTCGGCGAGTATTTCGTCGGCGATCGCTTGCGGGTCTGGATCGCCGGCGGCGTGCGGTCGGCCTTCGTCATTCCTTCCAGCTATGTGACGACCCGGTTCGGCGTCGACTACGTCCAGCTTCGGAAAGCGGATGGGACGATTGACGTGCCGGTGCAGCGCGGCCGCGAGATGCCGACCCCTTCGCTTCCTGACGGGCTCGAGATCCTGTCGGGCATCCGGGCCGGCGACGAATTGGTGCGGCCATGA